One window from the genome of Salvelinus namaycush isolate Seneca chromosome 19, SaNama_1.0, whole genome shotgun sequence encodes:
- the LOC120064495 gene encoding C-X-C chemokine receptor type 2-like — translation MRFSDICSSTKQDMVTMADPNTSYLLIVEDFGEFFNYGEFFNYTDFNTTYVLDENTLTCDSSPISSGVTVVLCALYILILLLAIPGNLVVGLVIASSKHPLSPSDLYLLHLAVADFLLALTLPFWAASVTVGWVFGDAMCKLVSVFQEVSFYASILFLTCISVDRYLVIVRAMEASKAARRREVSWGTCAAVWLVGGLLSLPGLFNHVFLVRSTEQMTCTEGYDPGSAEALRLVIRVLGHMLGFLLPLTVMVVCYGVIVARLLRTRGGFQRNRAMRVIVALVLAFLLCWMPYHLVVMADTLFRAKVVRYGCRERSAVDTAMFATQSLGLLHSCVNPVLYAFVGEKFRRRLLQMLQKAGVMEQRASLTRASRYFSQTSEATSTFM, via the exons ATGCGATTTAGTGATATCTGTTCGTCGACAAAGCAAGACATGGTCACAATGGCAG ACCCAAATACCTCATACCTTTTGATTGTGGAGGACTTTGGTGAATTCTTCAACTACGGTGAATTCTTCAACTACACTGACTTCAACACAACTTATGTGCTTGACGAAAACACCCTAACCTGCGATTCTTCCCCCATTTCCTCTGGTGTGACAGTCGTCTTATGTGCCTTATACATCCTCATCTTGCTCTTGGCCATTCCTGGGAACCTGGTGGTGGGGCTGGTGATAGCCTCCAGCAAGCACCCACTGTCTCCCTCTGACTTATACCTCCTCCACCTGGCTGTTGCCGACTTCCTGTTGGCTCTCACCCTCCCTTTCTGGGCCGCTTCTGTCACCGTGGGCTGGGTGTTTGGTGACGCCATGTGCAAACTAGTCAGTGTCTTCCAAGAGGTCAGCTTCTATGCCAGCATCCTGTTTTTGACCTGTATCAGCGTGGACCGTTACCTGGTGATCGTGCGAGCCATGGAGGCGTCCAAGGCTGCTCGTCGCCGAGAGGTCAGCTGGGGCACCTGTGCCGCTGTCTGGCTCGTGGGCGGCCTGCTGTCCCTGCCCGGTCTCTTCAACCACGTCTTCCTCGTACGCAGCACAGAGCAGATGACATGCACCGAGGGTTACGACCCAGGCAGCGCTGAGGCATTGCGGCTGGTCATACGGGTTCTCGGGCACATGTTAGGGTTTCTACTCCCTTTGACCGTAATGGTGGTGTGCTATGGTGTGATTGTGGCTCGACTCCTGCGGACCCGGGGCGGTTTCCAGAGGAACAGGGCCATGAGGGTGATTGTTGCGCTGGTTTTGGCCTTTCTGCTGTGCTGGATGCCCTACCACCTGGTGGTGATGGCGGACACCCTATTCCGGGCAAAAGTGGTGAGGTACGGGTGCCGAGAGAGGAGTGCTGTGGACACCGCCATGTTCGCCACCCAGAGTCTGGGCCTGCTGCACAGCTGCGTCAACCCGGTTCTGTATGCCTTTGTCGGGGAGAAGTTTAGGAGGAGGCTGCTCCAGATGCTCCAGAAAGCGGGTGTGATGGAGCAGCGAGCGTCGTTGACCAGGGCCAGCAGATACTTCTCTCAGACCTCGGAGGCCACCTCCACATTCATGTGA